In a genomic window of Sutcliffiella sp. FSL R7-0096:
- a CDS encoding CNNM domain-containing protein translates to MFVALAFFLFMSFFLSGSETALTAVNKMKIQIRAENGDRAAQKLLKLVERPNQFITAILIGNNISNIMLPTLVTLIAIDYGFNVGIATAVLTVILIIFAEVLPKSIAATFANKVAYIVAPVISILLFVFKPLIYLLSLFTNFVIRLLSRGMVQEATLSKEELKSMVDIGLTEGTFFEEESQHIIGAIDFYTKDVRDALKTPRIDIHGLPCEVSFEEAREYVMESSYTRYPVYKDNMDNIIGVFHSKFLLNWSLNTDLEIKDFMDDTPLFVAESTSIERVFKMMLKEKKHMAIVIDEYGGTTGIISHEDIIEAMIGQEIEDETDEVGEILIEELTDNHIICHGKIAIRRFNEVFKTKVPEEEDTISGFLFKELGHIPEEGDSLEYHHLHFDIFKMEDNVLKQVKVKKKTNLK, encoded by the coding sequence TTGTTTGTCGCACTTGCATTTTTCTTATTCATGTCATTCTTCTTATCAGGTAGCGAAACCGCGCTGACAGCTGTCAATAAAATGAAGATCCAGATACGGGCGGAAAACGGGGATCGGGCTGCCCAAAAACTTTTAAAGCTTGTGGAACGTCCAAATCAATTTATTACTGCGATTCTTATTGGTAACAACATTTCCAACATCATGCTACCTACCTTAGTGACGTTGATTGCTATTGACTATGGATTTAATGTTGGGATTGCGACAGCGGTTCTGACCGTCATCCTGATCATTTTTGCCGAAGTCCTGCCAAAGTCCATTGCTGCTACCTTTGCCAATAAGGTCGCTTATATTGTGGCACCCGTGATTTCGATCTTGTTATTTGTTTTCAAACCGTTGATTTACTTATTGTCGTTGTTTACCAACTTTGTTATCCGCCTTCTCTCAAGGGGGATGGTTCAGGAGGCTACCCTTTCAAAGGAAGAATTGAAAAGCATGGTGGATATCGGCCTGACAGAGGGGACTTTTTTTGAAGAGGAATCTCAACATATTATCGGGGCCATTGATTTTTACACAAAAGATGTGCGGGATGCATTGAAGACCCCACGTATTGATATTCATGGTTTGCCATGTGAGGTATCCTTTGAAGAGGCACGAGAATATGTGATGGAAAGCAGTTACACGAGGTACCCTGTCTACAAGGATAATATGGATAATATCATTGGGGTTTTTCATTCAAAATTCCTCCTCAACTGGTCTCTTAATACAGACCTTGAGATTAAGGATTTCATGGATGATACCCCGCTGTTTGTAGCGGAATCCACGTCCATTGAACGCGTATTTAAAATGATGCTTAAAGAAAAGAAGCATATGGCCATCGTGATCGATGAGTATGGCGGTACCACCGGGATCATCAGCCATGAAGATATAATCGAAGCAATGATCGGTCAGGAAATTGAGGACGAAACCGATGAAGTGGGAGAAATCCTGATTGAGGAACTGACTGATAACCATATTATCTGTCACGGAAAAATAGCGATCCGCCGATTTAACGAAGTGTTCAAAACAAAGGTACCAGAAGAAGAAGACACCATTTCCGGCTTCCTTTTCAAAGAACTCGGCCATATCCCAGAGGAAGGCGATTCTTTGGAATACCATCACCTGCACTTTGACATATTCAAGATGGAGGATAACGTGTTAAAACAGGTGAAAGTGAAGAAAAAAACAAACTTAAAATAA
- a CDS encoding cytochrome c oxidase subunit 2A, producing the protein MANVQYERPEKSTNKKLPVKEEEASLKGTLIAVFMLGAFIVISWVSVFSLFISRN; encoded by the coding sequence ATGGCAAATGTACAATATGAACGTCCTGAAAAAAGCACCAATAAAAAACTTCCTGTGAAAGAGGAGGAAGCTTCATTAAAAGGGACATTGATTGCCGTATTTATGTTGGGGGCATTTATCGTCATTTCGTGGGTTAGCGTGTTCAGCTTATTTATTTCACGAAATTAG
- a CDS encoding DUF4188 domain-containing protein: MSAENFPGRYTVENQEDIVVFTIGMRINKWWAIHKWFPVFKAMPPMIRELYMNKDLGCLSMEHFYSLRTTLLLQYWRSEEDLMAYARGQKHLEAWNEFNKKVGNNDAVGIYHETFLVKQGNYESVYGNMPKFGLGKVFGISKITKEKNSFRKRIS, from the coding sequence ATGAGTGCTGAAAATTTTCCAGGACGTTATACAGTGGAAAACCAAGAGGATATTGTAGTTTTTACGATTGGAATGCGTATCAACAAATGGTGGGCCATTCATAAATGGTTCCCGGTCTTTAAAGCCATGCCACCGATGATCAGGGAGTTATACATGAACAAAGATCTCGGTTGCCTGTCCATGGAACACTTCTACAGCCTCCGTACCACCTTGCTGCTTCAATACTGGCGTTCGGAAGAGGATTTGATGGCATACGCCAGAGGACAGAAGCACCTGGAAGCATGGAATGAATTTAATAAAAAAGTCGGTAATAACGACGCTGTGGGAATCTACCATGAGACATTTTTGGTTAAACAGGGGAATTACGAATCTGTTTATGGAAATATGCCGAAGTTCGGGTTAGGGAAGGTTTTTGGAATCAGTAAAATTACGAAGGAAAAGAATAGTTTTAGGAAGAGAATCTCCTAG
- a CDS encoding manganese catalase family protein — protein MYFYKEDLINMIVPDKPDPHAAKVLQEALGGQFGEMRTLMQFSFQSANFRGKAKQYRDLIRGIFLEELSHVELVQSTINQLLNESGGDLPGNQASDAAPLDDVIQSGANPHHYIMGAKSSLPVDAGGNPWNGSWVYDHGNLVANLLNNVVLESTGVLQKSRIYEMSSNKTLRETIAFLIVRDNAHQNAFAKALETLGVDWGKIFPIPNYDINKYPECRKYVEMGFHNAQFNFRLDDTRIGEIFQGTTPSRNGGELSIIDPPKGYPVPEMPDMPNEHAPGLFDLNN, from the coding sequence ATGTATTTTTATAAAGAAGACTTAATCAATATGATTGTGCCGGATAAACCTGATCCTCATGCTGCAAAGGTACTTCAAGAAGCACTTGGGGGCCAGTTTGGGGAAATGAGAACATTGATGCAATTCTCATTCCAAAGTGCCAACTTCAGGGGGAAAGCGAAACAATATCGTGATTTGATCAGAGGGATATTTCTTGAAGAGCTTAGTCATGTTGAACTCGTCCAATCGACCATTAACCAACTGTTAAATGAATCCGGTGGAGACCTACCAGGGAATCAAGCTTCTGATGCAGCTCCATTAGACGATGTCATACAATCTGGCGCAAACCCTCACCATTATATTATGGGTGCTAAATCTTCCCTGCCTGTAGATGCAGGAGGAAATCCTTGGAACGGTTCATGGGTATATGACCACGGAAACCTTGTCGCAAACCTACTTAATAATGTGGTATTAGAATCAACTGGTGTATTACAAAAGTCCAGAATTTACGAAATGAGCAGCAATAAAACGCTTAGGGAAACAATCGCATTCTTGATTGTACGGGATAATGCCCACCAAAATGCATTCGCCAAAGCATTAGAAACCCTTGGCGTTGATTGGGGAAAAATTTTTCCGATTCCAAATTATGATATTAACAAATACCCGGAATGCCGTAAATATGTTGAGATGGGCTTCCATAATGCCCAATTCAACTTCCGCCTCGACGATACGCGGATTGGTGAAATCTTTCAAGGTACAACTCCAAGCAGAAATGGTGGAGAACTATCAATTATCGATCCACCAAAAGGCTATCCGGTTCCTGAAATGCCCGATATGCCAAATGAACATGCACCAGGCCTTTTTGATCTCAATAATTGA
- a CDS encoding MerR family transcriptional regulator, with product MEYTVQKLAKLAGVTGRTLRYYDEIGILKPARISASGYRIYGQAEVDKLQQILFYRELEIDLESIQKIINAPSFDEVEALKEHRDKLLTKQKRLEGLIESVDRTLAAKEGSITMSDKEKFEAFKQDLIDENEKKYGEEVRAKYGNEAIDKSNSKLKGMTKKQYEQGEKLGEEVLVVLNEAFQTGDPACDLAQKAADLHRQWLGFYWDSYSKEAHAGLAQMYVDDERFTAFYDKKQPGTAEFLRDAILIYTGMKQD from the coding sequence GTGGAATACACCGTACAGAAATTAGCAAAATTGGCTGGGGTGACTGGCAGGACGCTGCGATATTATGATGAAATCGGGATTCTCAAGCCGGCGAGAATCAGTGCTTCGGGATATCGAATTTACGGGCAGGCGGAAGTGGATAAGCTGCAGCAAATCCTCTTTTACCGGGAGCTCGAGATAGATCTCGAAAGCATCCAAAAAATCATCAACGCCCCTTCCTTTGATGAAGTAGAAGCACTTAAAGAACACCGTGACAAGCTTCTGACAAAGCAAAAGCGGCTGGAGGGCCTCATTGAAAGTGTAGACCGGACCCTGGCGGCGAAGGAAGGGAGCATTACCATGAGCGACAAAGAAAAATTTGAAGCATTCAAGCAGGACCTGATAGACGAAAATGAAAAGAAATATGGCGAGGAAGTCAGAGCGAAGTACGGCAACGAGGCAATCGATAAATCTAACTCCAAGCTGAAAGGCATGACCAAGAAGCAATACGAACAAGGAGAGAAACTTGGGGAAGAGGTGCTCGTTGTATTAAACGAGGCATTCCAAACAGGTGATCCTGCGTGCGACCTTGCGCAAAAAGCGGCGGATCTTCACCGTCAATGGCTAGGCTTCTACTGGGATTCATATTCCAAAGAAGCACACGCAGGACTTGCCCAGATGTATGTGGATGACGAGCGGTTCACGGCTTTTTATGATAAAAAACAACCAGGGACGGCCGAGTTTCTAAGAGATGCCATCCTTATCTATACCGGAATGAAACAGGATTAA
- a CDS encoding DUF2243 domain-containing protein, producing MNNATSNYSRRNLWSGILFGLGMVAFIDETIFHQLLHWHHFYDKSTTNIGLVSDGLFHAFSWFATIGGLFLFADLRRRNALVWKRWIGGIYLGAGVFQLYDGIIQHKIMRIHQIRYVDNVIIYDVVWNVIAAGMIVVGVILTINTNNKHRSQEVSS from the coding sequence GTGAATAATGCTACATCCAACTATAGCAGGCGGAATTTGTGGTCGGGGATCCTCTTTGGGTTAGGGATGGTTGCCTTCATAGATGAGACTATCTTCCATCAATTGCTACACTGGCATCATTTTTATGACAAGTCGACAACAAATATTGGGTTAGTATCTGATGGGTTATTTCATGCCTTCAGCTGGTTTGCTACGATTGGTGGCTTATTTTTATTTGCAGATTTACGGAGAAGGAATGCGCTTGTATGGAAAAGGTGGATAGGCGGGATTTATTTGGGGGCAGGAGTTTTTCAATTATATGATGGGATCATTCAACACAAAATCATGCGGATTCATCAGATTCGGTATGTTGATAATGTGATAATCTATGACGTGGTTTGGAATGTGATCGCTGCCGGCATGATAGTGGTGGGTGTAATTTTAACGATTAACACGAATAATAAGCACCGTTCCCAAGAGGTTTCTTCATGA
- a CDS encoding cupredoxin domain-containing protein: MFSFKRFLACCFALVLVLGVMTACGSNEVSVEDAEAEVTIKSSNWEFDQATYTVPAGKPVAIHHENAEGHHGITIKGTDVKIQGDGSVVANLEPGEYEIICDIMCGTGHAEMVSKLVVE, from the coding sequence ATGTTTTCTTTTAAAAGATTTTTGGCGTGCTGCTTTGCACTTGTATTAGTTTTAGGGGTTATGACCGCTTGTGGTTCTAATGAAGTTTCAGTAGAAGATGCGGAGGCAGAAGTAACAATCAAGAGTTCAAACTGGGAGTTTGATCAGGCTACTTACACCGTACCAGCTGGCAAACCAGTTGCTATCCACCATGAAAATGCAGAAGGTCATCATGGTATCACCATTAAGGGAACAGATGTGAAGATTCAAGGAGATGGCAGTGTTGTCGCAAACCTTGAGCCCGGAGAATATGAAATCATCTGTGACATCATGTGCGGAACCGGTCATGCCGAGATGGTTTCCAAGCTAGTCGTGGAATAG
- a CDS encoding YbjQ family protein: MIIVTTESVPGKKVVELKGFVKGSTVQSKHIGKDLLAGLKTIVGGEIKEYSEMMQEARQKAIGRMVEDAKSQGANAIICVRLETSSVMTNASEIIAYGTAVTVE, from the coding sequence ATGATTATAGTGACTACTGAGTCGGTACCAGGCAAGAAAGTTGTAGAGTTAAAGGGCTTTGTGAAAGGGAGCACGGTGCAGTCGAAACATATCGGGAAGGATCTGTTGGCAGGATTGAAAACGATTGTCGGTGGCGAAATTAAGGAATACTCAGAAATGATGCAGGAAGCGCGTCAGAAGGCAATTGGCCGGATGGTGGAGGATGCAAAGAGCCAAGGGGCGAATGCCATTATTTGTGTGCGCTTGGAAACCTCTAGCGTGATGACGAATGCTTCGGAGATTATTGCGTATGGGACGGCCGTGACGGTGGAATAA
- a CDS encoding DUF2935 domain-containing protein, producing the protein MSYEPITPWEEHEFWLGILKDHAYFIRDYLSPEEKKWVKQAETFIETFGKVEQELRKVPKDAPVDSRPMIRLSEMANEVAYKYYLFEGNLLNLRLFNQVNLNLTPTYLNGTLLENREYLRILESYVQGREYPALSLVELLSMWLDDQMGHAALLLRLLDGVEFALVERANHVRGKFSQFIVKNDMMEGYLHFAEPGFPAQMRFAKEVSVEVVKFNNLVAEVLELYLNDELINQSTLRFLEHHFPESCYFMRKLSYYAPSISYPACKLTKPTVRG; encoded by the coding sequence ATGAGCTATGAACCGATCACCCCATGGGAAGAGCATGAATTCTGGCTGGGCATCCTAAAGGACCATGCTTATTTCATAAGGGATTATTTATCACCCGAAGAAAAGAAATGGGTCAAGCAGGCGGAAACATTTATTGAGACATTTGGAAAAGTGGAGCAGGAGCTAAGAAAGGTTCCTAAAGATGCACCTGTGGATTCCAGGCCGATGATCCGGCTGTCGGAAATGGCGAATGAAGTGGCTTACAAGTATTACTTATTCGAAGGAAACCTCTTGAATCTAAGGTTATTCAATCAGGTGAATTTGAACCTGACGCCGACTTATTTAAACGGAACACTTTTGGAGAATAGGGAGTATTTGAGGATATTGGAGAGTTATGTCCAGGGACGGGAATACCCGGCCTTATCGCTAGTGGAATTATTGAGCATGTGGCTAGATGATCAGATGGGGCACGCCGCCTTACTATTAAGACTGCTGGATGGAGTTGAATTCGCACTGGTCGAACGGGCGAATCATGTGAGAGGAAAGTTCTCGCAGTTCATTGTGAAAAATGACATGATGGAAGGTTATCTTCATTTCGCGGAACCCGGCTTCCCCGCACAGATGAGATTTGCAAAGGAAGTGTCAGTCGAAGTGGTGAAGTTTAACAATCTGGTAGCCGAAGTGCTGGAACTATACTTAAATGATGAACTCATTAATCAAAGCACCCTACGATTCTTAGAACATCACTTCCCGGAGTCCTGCTATTTTATGAGGAAGCTATCCTACTACGCCCCTTCCATCAGCTATCCAGCCTGTAAGCTGACGAAGCCTACGGTGAGAGGATAG
- a CDS encoding spore coat protein, whose product MPPTMNMNTPGTQAPNTNHGGHEMFDAHEIIAGIISMLDQYQIYDQHIQDPALKDILNRQTTFVTQLYNTIVESFQTGQKPSVSTQVYKMTQTHDVVYGITPSQPKKPNQSVNELADKGLSAYMLGQTKGLATLLAMTALEMTNPVLRRVVADSVPNFIEMSYEIFLYQNKHGYYQVPQLAMQDMNAMLQSYTTVPIQGNMPH is encoded by the coding sequence ATGCCACCAACGATGAACATGAACACACCGGGCACTCAAGCCCCGAATACAAACCATGGTGGACATGAAATGTTTGATGCCCATGAAATAATTGCCGGCATTATCAGTATGCTCGACCAATATCAAATATACGATCAGCATATCCAAGATCCGGCATTAAAAGATATCTTGAATCGCCAGACAACCTTTGTTACCCAGTTGTACAACACCATCGTGGAAAGCTTTCAAACAGGGCAGAAACCATCTGTTTCCACTCAAGTTTATAAGATGACTCAAACACACGACGTAGTGTACGGAATCACACCATCTCAACCGAAAAAACCGAACCAATCTGTCAATGAGCTTGCTGACAAAGGACTTTCTGCTTATATGCTTGGTCAAACAAAGGGGCTTGCAACGCTGCTTGCCATGACGGCGCTTGAAATGACCAATCCCGTCCTTCGTCGCGTTGTTGCCGACAGTGTTCCAAACTTCATTGAAATGAGCTATGAGATTTTCCTATATCAGAATAAACACGGCTATTATCAAGTTCCACAGCTTGCCATGCAGGATATGAATGCTATGTTGCAAAGTTATACAACCGTACCCATACAAGGGAATATGCCTCATTAG
- a CDS encoding cytochrome c oxidase assembly protein has product MSVMTHIHHHAELGGWNSQLLVVPFLLALLLYIVAVKRSNRRYTKWPLKRTLLFTGGIVFAVSALAGPIAERAHVDFSYHMYAHLLLGMLAPLLLALSAPMTLLMRTLNVNTSRKLSRLLKSKPISVVTDPAVTTVLNIGGLWLLYTTPLYEAMHQHMWLYLFVHLHVFLAGYLFTISMIYVDLTTHRRSYLYRAIIFVLALAGHGTLSKFIYSRPPMGVPVEQAERGGMVMYYGGDVIDGIILVILCYQWYKATRPKAFGEVAMEG; this is encoded by the coding sequence ATGAGTGTAATGACTCATATCCATCATCATGCAGAGCTAGGTGGTTGGAACAGTCAACTTCTGGTGGTTCCTTTTTTATTGGCCCTTCTTTTATATATAGTGGCAGTGAAAAGATCCAATCGAAGATATACCAAATGGCCGCTCAAGCGGACTTTGCTGTTTACTGGTGGGATTGTCTTTGCTGTGAGTGCATTGGCAGGTCCGATTGCAGAAAGGGCACATGTGGATTTCTCCTATCATATGTACGCACATCTTTTATTAGGGATGTTGGCTCCGCTTTTGCTCGCTTTGTCGGCACCTATGACCCTTTTAATGAGGACGCTGAACGTCAACACTTCCAGGAAGTTATCAAGGCTGTTAAAAAGTAAACCTATTTCGGTAGTTACAGATCCGGCTGTTACCACTGTTTTAAATATCGGAGGATTGTGGCTTCTATATACCACCCCGTTGTATGAAGCCATGCATCAGCATATGTGGCTGTATCTTTTCGTGCATCTTCATGTGTTCCTGGCAGGGTATTTATTTACGATATCCATGATTTATGTTGATCTGACCACACATAGAAGAAGCTACCTTTACCGTGCCATCATTTTCGTCCTAGCACTTGCAGGACATGGGACTCTATCGAAATTCATTTATTCCCGGCCTCCTATGGGTGTGCCGGTAGAACAAGCAGAAAGAGGCGGAATGGTTATGTACTATGGTGGTGATGTGATCGACGGTATCATCTTAGTGATCCTTTGCTATCAATGGTATAAAGCTACAAGGCCTAAAGCATTTGGCGAGGTAGCGATGGAAGGGTAG
- a CDS encoding b(o/a)3-type cytochrome-c oxidase subunit 1: MRQAAEVDIHDSKLSMAYIYIAFAALFLGTMAGVVQGLVRGGLIELPYSISYYQLLTAHGVLLALVLTTYFIYGFLHAGMSRTLGTMTPLERRLGWIGFWVLTIGTLLSFAMILTNDASVLYTFYAPLQASPLYYVGLTLFVVGTWIGGASLLVHYIRWKKQNRGQITPLFSFMTVGTILLWYVASIGVAVTVLLQFLPWSLGLVDNINILLSRTLFWYFGHPLVYFWLLPAYIAWYVCIPKIIGGKLFSDSLARLAFVLFLLFSIPVGFHHQLMEAGISEFWKYLQVVLTFAVIVPSLLTAFSIFATFELAGRAKGATGAFGWVRKLPWKDARFFAPFMGMLFFIPAGTGGIINASNQMNAVVHNTLWVVGHFHITVGSTVILTFFGIAYWLIPVLRGRAFTARMNKLAMTQTILWTVGMFFMSGAMHILGLLGAPRRTAFTTYQDHATAAAWFEGLLANQVTMALGGVILFVASMLMIYIVINLAFFAPKAHTEFPIGEVAEDARETPRILENWKLWIGIAVALILFAYTIPLMDMIQNAPPGSPPFRPW, translated from the coding sequence ATGAGACAGGCAGCGGAAGTAGACATTCATGATTCAAAATTAAGCATGGCCTATATCTATATTGCTTTTGCCGCATTATTTTTGGGAACGATGGCTGGAGTGGTCCAGGGACTTGTCCGCGGGGGACTTATCGAGCTTCCTTACAGCATCAGCTATTACCAGCTGCTGACTGCACATGGCGTGCTGCTTGCACTTGTGCTGACAACTTATTTCATCTACGGATTCTTGCATGCCGGGATGAGCAGGACACTTGGCACGATGACACCTTTAGAAAGGAGATTGGGTTGGATCGGCTTTTGGGTACTCACGATTGGTACGCTGTTGAGCTTTGCAATGATCTTAACGAATGACGCATCGGTCTTATATACTTTTTACGCGCCATTGCAAGCCTCTCCCCTCTATTATGTTGGGCTGACTCTGTTTGTGGTCGGGACCTGGATAGGTGGCGCCAGCTTATTGGTCCATTACATCCGCTGGAAAAAACAGAACCGTGGACAAATAACACCACTGTTCAGCTTTATGACAGTTGGAACCATTCTTTTATGGTATGTCGCTTCCATCGGGGTTGCCGTAACTGTGTTACTTCAATTCTTACCTTGGTCCCTTGGTCTGGTTGATAACATCAATATTCTATTGAGTCGCACGCTTTTCTGGTACTTCGGGCATCCGTTGGTGTACTTCTGGCTTTTGCCGGCATACATCGCTTGGTATGTATGTATCCCAAAAATCATCGGCGGTAAGCTGTTCAGCGATTCGCTTGCCCGCTTGGCTTTCGTGTTGTTCCTGTTGTTCTCGATTCCCGTAGGATTTCACCATCAGCTGATGGAAGCTGGGATCTCTGAGTTTTGGAAATACCTGCAGGTTGTTTTAACTTTTGCTGTAATCGTTCCTTCCCTGTTAACCGCCTTCTCCATTTTTGCAACGTTTGAATTGGCCGGTCGGGCTAAAGGAGCAACAGGGGCATTTGGCTGGGTACGCAAACTGCCTTGGAAGGACGCACGCTTTTTCGCACCATTTATGGGGATGCTATTCTTTATCCCAGCTGGAACCGGCGGAATCATCAATGCCAGTAACCAGATGAATGCTGTCGTCCATAACACACTTTGGGTGGTGGGACATTTCCACATTACCGTTGGATCCACCGTCATCCTGACATTCTTCGGGATTGCTTACTGGCTGATTCCAGTATTGCGCGGCAGAGCCTTCACAGCTCGCATGAACAAGCTAGCGATGACTCAGACGATTCTCTGGACAGTCGGCATGTTCTTCATGTCTGGTGCGATGCACATACTCGGCTTGCTCGGGGCACCGCGTCGAACTGCTTTTACTACTTACCAGGATCATGCGACAGCTGCTGCTTGGTTTGAAGGACTGTTAGCAAATCAAGTGACAATGGCACTTGGCGGCGTCATCCTGTTTGTTGCATCCATGCTGATGATCTATATCGTCATCAACCTCGCCTTCTTCGCGCCAAAAGCACATACGGAATTCCCGATCGGCGAGGTGGCAGAAGATGCTCGCGAAACACCGCGTATTCTTGAAAACTGGAAACTTTGGATCGGAATTGCTGTGGCATTGATCTTGTTCGCCTACACCATTCCGTTGATGGATATGATACAAAATGCACCACCGGGATCACCGCCGTTCAGGCCTTGGTGA
- a CDS encoding cytochrome c oxidase subunit II, translated as MHLHRYEKYWLIFGVGTLVVFLSIIGFTAFAHGHHPPSHMATVDAQNVKGSAPFDEPGLKQIDKNTYEATIIAMTFGYEPNKITVPKGSTVRFQVTSQDVVHSFTIPMTNVNMMITPGHINQSEHTFKEAGSYLVLCNEYCGIGHQHMQMEIEVTEE; from the coding sequence ATGCATTTACACCGTTATGAAAAATATTGGTTAATTTTCGGCGTTGGGACCTTGGTTGTCTTTTTATCCATTATCGGGTTTACCGCCTTTGCTCACGGACACCATCCACCTAGTCATATGGCCACCGTGGATGCACAGAATGTAAAAGGTTCCGCTCCGTTTGATGAGCCGGGATTGAAACAGATTGACAAGAATACCTATGAAGCTACCATTATAGCCATGACATTCGGCTATGAACCGAATAAAATTACCGTTCCGAAAGGCTCCACCGTCAGGTTCCAGGTGACAAGTCAGGATGTCGTGCACAGCTTTACGATTCCTATGACAAACGTCAATATGATGATCACACCGGGGCACATCAACCAATCGGAACATACATTCAAGGAAGCGGGATCGTACCTTGTCCTTTGCAATGAATATTGCGGAATTGGACATCAGCATATGCAAATGGAAATTGAGGTGACGGAAGAATGA
- a CDS encoding PadR family transcriptional regulator, which translates to MSKENTQFAILGLLTIGCQTGYSIKQTMDGSLNHFWKISYGQIYPTLKKLVDNGYASVQDTSQEGKPDKKEYHITEKGKIALKEWLQDPILDLATDKNELLLKLFFSRHQDSSQTLDLLDSYKEKLTTRHDTFQAISKRINENHIQDADAPYWLMTLDYGLCTTKAAIDWCEQTKIKLLSKER; encoded by the coding sequence ATGTCAAAGGAAAATACCCAATTCGCCATTCTTGGACTACTAACCATAGGCTGTCAAACCGGCTATTCCATCAAACAGACGATGGACGGCAGCTTGAATCACTTCTGGAAAATCAGCTATGGCCAGATTTACCCGACCTTAAAGAAACTGGTCGACAATGGCTATGCATCCGTGCAGGATACATCCCAGGAAGGCAAACCAGACAAAAAAGAGTATCACATCACTGAAAAAGGAAAGATCGCTCTGAAAGAATGGCTTCAAGACCCCATCTTAGACCTTGCCACCGATAAGAACGAATTGCTTCTCAAGCTTTTTTTCTCCAGACATCAAGACTCATCACAAACCTTGGACCTGTTGGATTCCTACAAAGAAAAACTGACCACCCGTCATGATACTTTTCAAGCAATCAGCAAAAGAATCAATGAAAATCATATCCAGGACGCAGATGCCCCCTACTGGCTCATGACCTTGGATTATGGTTTATGTACTACCAAAGCCGCCATCGATTGGTGCGAACAAACGAAAATAAAATTACTTTCAAAGGAGAGATAA